In Methylomonas sp. MK1, the following are encoded in one genomic region:
- a CDS encoding TonB-dependent receptor plug domain-containing protein, producing MKKYIAGFLLLTGHVCALQAASEDVLELNVEDLLNVEVTSVSKKAQALNDSAAAVFVITHDDIKRTGATSIPEALRMAPGLDVARIDSNKWAVSSRGFNARFSNKLLVLIDGRNTYSRMFSGTYWENQDVMMEDVERIEVIRGPGATLWGANAVNGVINIITKHSSKTQGGLVAAGGGTEEQGFGAFRYGGKLGEDTTGRVYAKGFKRDQNTNAQGHGAGDDWDKVQGGFRIDSQLSSADELKFQGDLYHSHLNQVLSKPSILAPYSTTFRDKAEAYGGNIMGRWQHTFSTQSDISLQLFYDYYRRNEEWMSEGRDTFDLDFQHRFGLFDSHELIWGLGYQLTSDRLESSTIFSMSPAHRKNQLFSAFVQDEMELIDQTLWLTLGNKFEHNDFTGFEGQPTARLMWAPALNHRLWAGVSRAVRTPSRGEANMRLTTAVVPPSSPFFIPVELALQGNRNLRSEDVIAYEVGYRTTMIKSVSVDVTAFYNDYAHMRDASQGAVYFDPIRGVLVQPLPFSNNLKAKTYGVEVSTVWQMLDWWRWDANYSVLKTEVPQTAMAVVGISPQQRMNLRSAVNIRPDLDFDVWFRYVGNNAAATASGNSYIPDYVTMDARLAWRPEPDLEISLVGQNLLTNSHLEYQQENLILPTFIDRGMYGKISWNF from the coding sequence ATGAAAAAATATATTGCCGGATTTTTATTGTTGACTGGTCATGTCTGCGCCTTGCAGGCTGCATCCGAAGACGTACTTGAGCTAAATGTGGAAGATTTGCTGAATGTTGAAGTCACTTCAGTTTCCAAGAAAGCCCAAGCCTTAAACGATTCTGCCGCGGCGGTATTTGTGATTACTCACGATGATATCAAACGCACTGGAGCAACCAGCATTCCTGAAGCATTGCGTATGGCTCCGGGTCTTGACGTGGCGCGTATCGATTCGAATAAGTGGGCGGTCAGTTCTCGGGGCTTTAATGCCCGTTTCTCCAACAAGTTGCTGGTATTGATCGATGGTCGCAATACCTACAGCCGCATGTTTTCCGGCACCTATTGGGAAAACCAGGACGTGATGATGGAGGATGTCGAGCGGATTGAGGTGATTAGAGGGCCTGGTGCAACGCTGTGGGGTGCGAACGCGGTAAATGGCGTGATCAACATCATCACCAAGCACAGCTCGAAAACACAAGGCGGTCTGGTGGCGGCGGGCGGCGGTACTGAGGAGCAGGGGTTTGGTGCGTTTCGCTATGGCGGCAAACTGGGCGAGGATACCACTGGCCGGGTTTATGCGAAGGGGTTTAAACGCGATCAAAATACCAATGCGCAAGGCCACGGCGCCGGCGACGATTGGGACAAAGTACAGGGTGGGTTTCGCATAGATTCTCAGCTGTCGTCAGCGGACGAACTTAAATTTCAGGGCGATCTTTATCACAGCCATCTCAATCAAGTGTTGTCTAAGCCCAGTATTTTAGCGCCCTACAGTACAACTTTCCGTGATAAAGCCGAAGCTTACGGCGGCAATATCATGGGGCGCTGGCAGCACACGTTTTCCACCCAGTCCGACATATCCCTACAGTTGTTTTACGACTACTATCGACGCAATGAGGAGTGGATGTCCGAGGGGCGGGATACGTTTGACTTGGATTTTCAGCATCGCTTCGGCTTGTTTGATAGCCATGAATTGATTTGGGGGCTGGGTTACCAACTAACCTCGGATCGCCTTGAAAGTAGCACTATATTCAGCATGTCTCCTGCCCACCGGAAAAATCAGTTATTCAGCGCATTCGTCCAGGATGAGATGGAATTGATAGACCAAACGCTGTGGCTGACCTTGGGCAACAAGTTCGAACATAACGATTTCACCGGTTTTGAAGGCCAGCCCACCGCCAGACTGATGTGGGCACCGGCTCTGAATCATCGGCTTTGGGCCGGAGTATCCAGAGCGGTGCGCACACCTTCGCGCGGCGAAGCGAATATGCGCTTGACGACGGCGGTTGTGCCGCCGTCGTCGCCATTTTTTATCCCGGTGGAACTAGCCCTGCAAGGCAATAGAAACTTGCGCAGTGAAGACGTGATTGCCTATGAAGTGGGCTATCGCACCACCATGATCAAATCCGTATCTGTGGACGTGACGGCGTTTTACAACGATTACGCGCACATGCGCGACGCTTCCCAAGGCGCCGTATATTTCGATCCTATTCGCGGTGTTTTGGTCCAGCCTTTGCCGTTTAGCAATAATTTAAAAGCCAAGACTTATGGTGTCGAAGTCTCGACTGTTTGGCAAATGCTGGACTGGTGGCGGTGGGACGCCAATTACAGCGTGCTTAAAACCGAAGTGCCGCAAACCGCAATGGCGGTGGTGGGCATCAGTCCGCAGCAGCGCATGAATTTACGCAGTGCGGTGAATATACGGCCGGATTTGGACTTTGATGTTTGGTTTCGCTACGTCGGCAACAATGCCGCAGCAACAGCTTCCGGCAACAGTTACATACCCGATTATGTGACTATGGACGCGCGCTTGGCCTGGCGTCCCGAACCTGATCTGGAAATATCATTGGTAGGTCAAAACTTATTAACTAATAGTCACTTGGAGTATCAACAGGAAAACTTGATACTGCCGACATTTATTGATCGGGGTATGTACGGCAAAATCAGTTGGAATTTCTAA
- a CDS encoding YfiR family protein → MQNAIKIYLLALMLFSSSASCAAPLALEQYTVLAALTLNFARFTQWPEQAFANSGNNLQVCLVGDNALLQSFDSISGKAVGDRVIKIINSDKLRNLSQCHILFLSELSNSVLSQVFLDTRQFPVLTIGEEADFIGSGGMVAMVNTDGKIQLHINLPMVKSSGLTISSSLLRLAKIVGDN, encoded by the coding sequence ATGCAAAACGCAATAAAAATTTATCTGTTGGCATTAATGTTATTTAGTTCAAGCGCGTCTTGCGCGGCGCCGTTGGCGCTTGAGCAATATACGGTATTGGCAGCGTTGACGCTTAATTTTGCCCGTTTTACGCAATGGCCGGAGCAGGCGTTTGCCAATTCCGGCAATAACCTGCAGGTTTGTTTGGTGGGGGACAATGCATTATTGCAATCTTTCGATTCAATTAGCGGTAAAGCGGTTGGGGATAGAGTGATTAAAATAATTAATTCGGATAAATTACGTAATTTAAGTCAATGTCATATTCTGTTTTTAAGCGAATTATCCAATAGTGTTTTGTCGCAAGTTTTTTTAGATACCAGGCAGTTCCCGGTGTTGACGATAGGTGAAGAAGCTGATTTTATTGGATCGGGAGGCATGGTGGCTATGGTGAATACCGATGGAAAAATACAGTTACATATCAATCTTCCCATGGTTAAAAGTTCGGGGCTAACGATTAGTTCCAGCCTTCTGCGCTTAGCGAAAATTGTCGGCGATAATTAG